A section of the Oreochromis niloticus isolate F11D_XX linkage group LG9, O_niloticus_UMD_NMBU, whole genome shotgun sequence genome encodes:
- the si:ch73-264p11.1 gene encoding SH2 domain-containing protein 1B has translation MAAALPACYHGAMTKKECEDLLGRKNKDGAYLIRDSETIQGAMCLCVYKQKVVYTYRLLQSHNGYYTLLTAGGLDETFFKTIDDLIRHYKRKNQGLAMHLRHSVKRKTALLIQPHREVQAQPSKSPEQRPRRTECEQWRQPDTVPEEEHDYENAPESEYVEVLPD, from the exons ATGGCAGCAGCTCTGCCTGCGTGCTACCATGGCGCCATGACTAAGAAGGAGTGTGAGGATTTGCTGGGAAGGAAGAACAAGGATGGAGCTTACCTGATTCGAGACAGCGAGACCATCCAGGGAGCCATGTGTCTTTGTGTCTA TAAACAGAAGGTGGTGTACACCTACAGACTGCTGCAGTCACACAATGGATACTACACCCTCCTG ACAGCCGGGGGTTTGGATGAGACATTTTTTAAGACTATTGACGATCTGATTCGTCACTACAAGAGGAAGAACCAGGGTCTGGCCATGCATCTGCGCCACTCAGTCAAAAGGAAGACGGCCTTGCTGATCCAGCCACACAGAGAGGTGCAAGCACAGCCTTCAAAGTCACCTGAACAGAGGCCGCGCAGGACTGAATGTGAGCAATGGAGGCAGCCTGACACCGTACCTGAGGAAGAACATGATTACGAGA ATGCTCCTGAATCTGAGTACGTCGAAGTCCTTCCTGATTAA